TGGTCGCGATGGGCGCGCTGGCCATGCACATCCGCCACGGCGTCTGGAGCGCCTCGCAGACCCTGGGCCTGACCAACAACGCCCGGGCCCGGCGCAACGCGAACGTGCTCGGCGTCCTCCTGGCCACCGTCATCGCCGGCGGCTTCTCGCTCGTTCCGATCTTCACCCTCTTCGGAGTCATCTCATGACCACGCCCCACGGGACGTCCGACCGCAAGCCGGACATGCCGGACACCACCAACGCCTACGACTCCTCCCACACCCGCGGCCCGGGCGAGCAGGAGTACGACGACGCCGCCGGCTACTACGTCCACGGCGACCCGATCCAGGACACCAAGGCGCCCGGCGGCCCGCTCGAGGAGATGTGGGGCACCCGCCAGTTCGAGGCCAAGATCGCCAACCCGGCCAACCGCCGCCGGCTCTCGATCATCGTGGTCGGCACCGGCCTGGCCGGCGCCTCGGCGGCCGCGACGCTCGGCGAGGCCGGCTACGTCGTGAAGTCGTTCTGCTACCAGGACAGCCCGCGGCGCGCGCACTCGATCGCGGCCCAGGGCGGCATCAACGCGGCCAAGAACTACAAGGGCGACGGCGACTCGGTCTACCGGCTCTTCTACGACACCATCAAGGGCGGCGACTACCGCTCGCGCGAGTCGAACGTCTACCGGCTGGCCGAGGTCAGCGTGAACATCATCGACCAGTGCGTCGCGCAGGGCGTCCCCTTCGCCCGCGAGTACGGCGGACTGCTCGACAACCGCTCCTTCGGCGGCGTGCAGGTCTCGCGCACCTTCTACGCCCGCGGCCAGACCGGTCAGCAGCTGCTCATCGGCGCCTACCAGGCCCTCGAGCGGCAGGTCGCCGCCGGCACCGTGCGCTGCTACACCCGCCACGAGATGCTCGAGCTCGTCGTCGTCGACGGCCGGGCCCGCGGGATCATCGTGCGCGACCTGGTGACCGGCGAGATCGAGACCTACTTCGCCGACGTGGTCGTGCTGGCCAGCGGCGGCTACGGCAACGTCTTCTACCTCTCCACCAACGCGATGAACTCCAACGTCACCGCGAGCTGGCGCGCGCACCGCAAGGGCGCGCTGATGGCGAACCCGTGCTACACCCAGATCCACCCGACCTGCATCCCCGTCACCGGCACCCACCAGTCCAAGCTGACGCTGATGTCGGAGTCGCTGCGCAACGACGGCCGCATCTGGGTGCCCAAGAGCAACTCCGACTGCGACAAGGACCCCCGCGAGATCGCCGAGGAGGACCGCGACTACTACCTGGAGCGGATCTACCCGGCGTTCGGCAACCTCGTCCCCCGCGACATCGCCTCCCGGCAGGCCAAGAACGTCTGCGACGAGGGCCGGGGCGTCGGCCCGGAGGTCGACGGCGTGCGCCGGGGCGTCTACCTCGACTTCAGCGACGCCATCGAGCGCCTCGGCCGCGACGCCATCGAGTCGAAGTACGGCAACCTCTTCGACATGTACGCCCGGATCACGGGCGAGGACCCCTACGAGGTCCCGATGCGGATCTACCCCGCCGTGCACTACGTGATGGGCGGGCTCTGGGTCGACTACGACCTGCAGTCCACGATCCCCGGCCTGTTCGTGACCGGCGAGGCCAACTTCTCCGACCACGGCGCCAACCGCCTGGGCGCCTCCGCGCTCATGCAGGGCCTCGCCGACGGCTACTTCGTGCTGCCCAACACCATCCGCGACTACCTCGCGGAGGGGCCGTTCGAGAAGGTGCCGGACGACCACCCCGCCGTACTCGAGGCGCAGGAGGCGGTCCGCTCGCGCGTGCAGAAGTTCCTCACCACCAACGGCACCCGCAGCGTCGACTCCTACCACCGCGAGCTCGGCAACATCATGTGGGAGTACTGCGGCATGGAGCGCACCGAGGACGGGCTGCGCAAGGCCATCGACCTGATCCGCGGGCTGCGCGAGGACTTCCACCGCAACGTGCGCGTCCTCGGCACCGCCGAGAGCATCAACCAGTCGCTGGAGAAGGCCGGCCGCGTGGCCGACTTCTTCGAGCTCGGTGAGCTCATGTGCATCGACGCGCTCAACCGGCGCGAGTCGTGCGGCGGCCACTTCCGCGGCGAGTCCCAGACCGACGACGGGGAGGCGCTGCGTCACGACGACCAGTACGCCTACGTCGCCGCCTGGGAGTGGCAGGGCGAGGACCAGGACCCCGTCCTGCACAAGGAGAACCTGACCTATGAGTTCGTCGAGATGAAGCAGCGGAGCTACAAGTAATGCGGATCACGCTCAAGATCTGGCGCCAGCCCAACTCCACCGAGCCGGGCGCGATGGTCGACTACGCCCTGGACGACGTCTCCGAGGACATGTCGTTCCTCGAGATGCTCGACGTCCTCAACGAGCAGCTGATCAGCGCCGGCGAGGAGCCGGTCGCCTTCGACTCCGACTGCCGCGAGGGCATCTGCGGCAGCTGCGGGCTGATGATCAACGGCCAGGCCCACGGCCCCGAGGTCACCACCACCTGCCAGCTGCACATGCGCTCCTTCCAGGACGGCGACGAGATCGTCATCGAGCCCTGGCGCGCCGACCCCTTCCCGGTCCTCAAGGACCTGATGGTCGACCGCCGCGCCTTCGACCGGATGATCGCTGCCGGCGGCTACATCAGCGTCAACACCGGCGCCGCCCCCGACGCCCACGCCGTACCCGTGCCGAAGGAGAAGGCCGACCGCGCCTTCGACGTCGCCACCTGCATCGGCTGCGGCGCCTGCGTCGCCGCCTGCCCCAACGGCTCCGCGTCGCTGTTCCTCGGCGCCAAGATCACCCACCTCGGCGAGCTCCCCCAGGGCCAGGCCGAGCGCGACCTCCGCGTGGTCAACATGGTCGGCCAGCACGACCTCGAGGGCTTCGGCGGCTGCACCAACATCGGCGAGTGCACCGCCGCCTGCCCGAAGGAGATCCCGCTCGACGTGATCTCGAGGCTCAACTGGGACCTGCACGCCGCCTTGCGTCACGGTCACTAGTCGCCTCCGGCACGCAGACGGGAGGCGCCTTCGGCGCGAGGGGTCCACGCGCCGTAGGCGCCTGGTGACCGCGCCGCAGCGCGGCGTGCCGGTCCCAGTTGAGCCGGGAGATCACGTCGAGCGGGATCTCCTTAGGGCAGGCCGCGGTGCACTCGCCGATGTTCGTGCAGCCGCTCGAGCCCTCGGCGTCGCGCGTTCTTCGGGACGCGCGCGGTCGGCGCTCCAGTCGTTCGTCGCCACGGTTGCGCCGGTGGCGCCTGATCAGCGGCACGGTCGTCTCAAGGCCTTCGACGTCGGCCAACTGCCCGCGCCGCGGCCTGGTCGGACGGATCCGACTGCAGCATGGCCGGAGGCCGCAACGCGGCATGACCGGACGGCCGCGCAGCGGCGTGGTCAAGGCCGCTTGGCCACGCGAAGGACTGGTCACCCGATCTCGGTGCGCCAAGCGGCGGGGCTTCGGCCTTCTGGCCCCGGCGGGCGGCACCGCGCTTCGTGTCGGCGGGAGGTGGTAACACTGCCAGCGTGAGACTCAAGCGCCAGGCGACGATGTTCAAGGACGTTGCGGTCGAGTCGCTCACTCTCAGCATCGAGCTCTTCAACAGGCCCAGCGGGGTGGCCCGCGAGCACGCCATCATCATGCTGCTAGCCCACAGCTTCGAGATGCTCCTCAAGTCCATCATCTTTCAGGCGCGCGGCACGGTCAGGGACAAGGGCGAAGCTCTGTCACACAGCCTCAATCGCTGCATCGACATAGCCGTGGACTCGATCAAGGTGGTTCGGCCGGATGAGCGCACGCTGCTCCTTGCGATCAAGCAGGATCGCGACTGCGCAACCCACGACCTGATTGCGATGTCCGAAGACCTCTTGTGGGTCCATATGCGCGGCGGCATCACGATCTTCACGCGGCTCCTGAAAGACGAGTTCGGCGAAGAGTTGACCGACCTGCTGCCGGGTCGCGTGATCCCGGTGAGCGCTGCGCCGCCAACGGACCTCGCGGCACTGGTGGAAGGCGAGCTTGCGGCGATCGCCAAGTTGCTTGAGCCCGGCAGACGGCGCGCAGCGGAGGCGGGCGCCAGGCTCCGCCCATTCTTGAGCCTGGACGGCAGCGTGACAGGACGCAGCGATCAGCCCACCGAGGCGGAGGTCGCGGCAGCAGAGAAGCAGTTGCGCGGGGGGGACGGACTGGCGGACGGTGTTTCCTGGGCTAGCTCAGTTGAGCATTGGCTCCGCTTCGCCGGCCGGAGATGCGCAGGAGGTCGTTCTGCGCATTGGGAAGGCCGCGGATGCCATCCCGGTTCGACGTGCCGCCCCAGGTGAGGATGGTGCCTTGGCCTATCGCGGCGTGAGTCCCTTTGAGGAGTTCGGCGTGAAGCTGTCGAACTTCGGCGACAAACTTGGGGTCACTCGCCAACAGGGTTACGCCATCATCTGGGACACCAACATGAAGGACGACGACCGGGCGTACTTCTGCAAGAAGAACGCATCCGGAAGCGTCGTCTACCAGGGCCTGAGCGCGCGAGCGCTAGAACTCGGTAGGTCCTGGCTGGCCGATTCAAGCAATGACCTCGTGGATGTCACGGTCCGCTACAACCGGAGGAACTCAACAGCGTCGTGACCCACCCACACGGGCGGCGGCAGTCCACGTCCGCCAGGAGAGCTATGGCGCCGTCAGCTCGAGCCGCTTCGATGGTCACGGAGTCCGGATAGCGGCATGGTCGGCCGGAGGCCTCAACGCGGCATGGTCGGCCGGAGGCCTCAACGCGGCATGGTCGGCCGGAGGCCGCAGCGCGGCATGACCGGGCGGTTCCGACAGCGGCAGGATGGCTGAGAGTGTCCGGATCCTCCGCCTGAGGTGGGCCGCTCGCTGACTCGGCACTCAGACGGTGCGGCGAAATCCCTCAGGATCGACGCGAACGTGCCGAAGATCTCCCAACGCGACCCGTAGCCGTACGGGAGGTCGTGACGGGAGGGACACGGTGAGAGGCAACCGCGTCTCCGTCGTCACCTCTGTCGGCACCGGTGTCGTCCTGGTGATCCTCGCCGTGACCACGCTCGTCGGCATGATCTCCATGCAGCGGGCCAACGACCGGGTGCTGGCGGCGCGTGAGCTGGTGACGCCGTACCTCGCCCTGCAGCGGGCGGTCGCCGACGAGGCGGCCGCTGAGGCCGGGTACCGTCGTGCGCCCTCCGAGGCGGCGTTCGGGGTCTTCGAGCGTGCGGTCGTCGCGGTCGTGAGCTCGGCGGCCGAGGTCCGGGCGGTGGCCGACCCTCGCGACAAGGCGGTCCTGTTGCACATCGAGCACCTCAACGACCGCTACTCCGCCGCGGTGCGCTTCAGCCTCGCGGTTCCCCCTTCTGGGCCGGTCGAGGACCTGGTCGCGGGGCCGGCGCTCGGCGAGATGCAGGACCTGCTGGACGCCGAGATCAGCCGGCACCGGAACGAGTCGCTCGCCGCCCTCCGCGACCAGGAGGCGGTGACCGGTCGGCTGACCGTGGTGCTGCCCGTGACGTTCCTGTTGTCGTTCCTGGTGCTCGGTCTGTCTTGGCGCCTGATGGTGCTCCGCCACCGCCGGCTCAGGGTCGAAGCGACCCACCACATGGAGCGCGCCCTCACTGACCCCCTCACGGGCCTGCCGAACCGCGAGGCGCTCCGGATCGCGGTCGACATGGCGCTGAGCCGGCCCAAGACGCAAGCCGCGCTGCTCTTCCTCGACCTCGACGGGTTCAAGCCCATCAACGACGTCCACGGCCACAAGGCCGGCGATCTCGTCCTGCAGGAGGTCGCCGGGCGGCTGCTCGCGACGCTGCGCGCCGGTGAGGTGGCCGCGCGGATCGGTGGCGACGAGTTCGTCGTCTTCCTGCCCCGCGGGCTGGATGCGGCCATGGTGAAGAAGCGCGTCAGCGCCGAGATCGAGAAGCCGTTCCTCGTCGGGGGGCGCGAGCTCCGCGTGGGCGTGAGCATCGGCACCGCCCACTACCCCAAGGACGGGCAGGACCAGGAGTCGTTGCTGCGCGCCGCAGACGCCGAGATGTACGACGCGAAGCGTGCTCGTCGCGCGAGCGGACGCGGCACCCACCGAGAGCCTCGCGTCCTCGGCCGACGCTGAGAGAGTCAGCGAGACCCGCGCCGGAGGGTGCATCGAGACGTTGCCGGCCGCGACGTCCCTACCGTCGCCGGTCAGGCGGCGGCCCCGACAGCGGCATGGTCCGGCGTAGCCGACAGCGGCACGGCCGGCCCGAGGGCCGTCACCAGCAGGCGGACCTGACCTCCGTGGCCGCGAACGTCACCGGCTCGAACCACGGCCACCAGCCCTGGGACGGCCTGGACAACACCGCGCCGCCGCGCGGGCAGGCGCAGGTCGTCTCCGACCGGACCCGGGCCGACCTCCGGCTGCTCCACTACGCGTTCGCCGGTGCCCGCCACGACCGCGACCGCGGCGTGGTGGTGGTGCAGCAGGCCGACGTGTTCGAGCCGACCTGCACGCCGACGCCTGGCGACATCAGGGCGTTCACCCCGTAGGTCCAGGCCCTGGTCGACCAGGCGTCCCGCATCCGGGCCCGGTTGACCCCTCTTCGACGGCGGCAGCCACGCCTACGACAGCGACCGGCCGCTGGCGACGGGCTCGACCTGGCCGGCGACGTAAGGCGTGCACGAGCACGGCGACCAGCTGCTCACCTGGGAGCGCGTCTCCTGCACCGGCTGAGGGTCCCGCCGGAGCCTTGACCTCAACCGCACTTGAACTCCTACAGTCGGCGTCATGGACACCACGAGGATCGCGGTGCTCGGCAGCGGACCGGTCGGTCGCGCGGTCGCCGGGCGCTTGGCCGAGCTCGGCCACAGCGTCACCGTCGGCACCCGCGACCCTGGCGGGACCGCGGCGCGGGAGGACTACGCCGCGTGGGCGGCGATGCGCCCCGACGTGACGCTGGCGACCTTCGCGGAAGCCGCCGGGACCGCCGAGCTGGTGGTCAACGCGTCCGGCGGGGACGTGGCGCTGGCCGTGCTGGACGCCGCGGGCGCAGCGAACCTGGCCGGCAAGGTGCTCCTGGACATGTCGAACCCGCTGGACGGCTCGGCGGGGTTCCCGCCCACGCTGTTCGTGAAGGACGACGACTCGCTGGGCGAGATGGTGCAGCGCGCGCACCCGGAGGCGCGCGTGGTCAAGAGCCTCAACACCATGAACAGCGCGCTGATGGCCGACCCTCAGCGGCTGGGCGAGGACACCACGGTCTTCGTCTCCGGTGACGACGCGGAGGCGAAGGCCACGGTGACCGGGCTGCTGCAGCAGATCGGCCACGGCGACGTGATCGACCTCGGTGGCATCGACACCGCCCGCGGCCCGGAGATGTGGCTCCCGCTCTGGATCCGCATCAATCTGGCCCTCGGCGGCAACGACTTCAACCTCAAGATCGTCCGCGGTCCCTCGCTGCGCTGAGCAGCCGGACGAGCGTTTGCCGGCACGCATCCTTCTGGCTCACGGGCCGCTGCTGGTCGCACGACGGGTGTTGCGTGGAGACAGGGCGCGCCTGGACCGTCGCTGGCCCAGGTCGGTCCTCATCGTCGACTCCAGGTGCTCGGGACTGTTGGCTCGGCGGCTCCGCTGAGGTGGCGGTAGCGGCCCGGCGTCGTCCCGACGATGCGCGTGAAGGCCTCGATGAAACCGCTCGGGTTGGCCCAGCCGCAGGCCCCGGCGACGTAGGTGACGTCGTGGGAACTGGCGAGGAGGACGAGTGCTCGGTAGACGCGGATCTGAGTGCGCCACTCGTAGAACGACACACCGAGCTCCTCGGCGAGCAACCTGCTCAACGTGCGGGCGCTCGTGCCGATCCTCGGTGCCAGCTCGCTCAACCGCAGGTTGCTTCCCGGGTCGCCGTCGAGCAGCCGAGCGAGCGCGCGTAGGCGCGGGTCGACAGGACGTGGAAGGTGCAACGGTTGCTCCGGAGCGAGGTGCAGCTCGTCGACGAGCACCCGGAGCAGACGATCTTGCGCCTCGCGGTGCTTGGGGCGGAGCTCCGGATCGTGGCTGCGCGGTCCGGTGAGGGTCAGCAGCGCTTCCCGAGCCAGATCAGACACCGCCAGGACAGCCGGGCGGGAGGGCAGCAGCCCGGCGAGCTCGGCCGAGAGGAACAAGATCCTCATGTCCGTGGCGCCGTGCGCCCGGTGCTGGTGGGTGATCGCGGCGGGAGTCCACGCGACCCGGTTGGTGGGCACGACCGAGGTGCCTTGCTGGGTGCGGACAGCCAGGACGCCACGAGCTGCATAGACGAGGTGGCCCCGCTCATGGGACTGCGAGTGGCCAGCACCTCCGGATGGCCACAGGTGGACCCCACCCGCCGGCCAGAGGTGGACGGCTCGTGGCAGAGGTTGGCGGGGAACAGGCACAGACTGGCATTCTAGCGGTGGCGAGCCACGGCGTGCCGGCCGAAGACTCACTGGCATGACGACGACTCATCAGGTCCAGCCCTCCACGGTGAAGGCGCCAGGCTCGCGGCTGCGGTACTTCACTCGTGGAGACGGCCCCGTGCTCCTGCTGATCGCCGGAGGCCACGGGGACGCGTCGAAGACTGATGCCCTCGCCGCCCACCTCGCTGACAGCCACACCGTCGTGACCTACGACCGTCGCGGGCTGTCGGGGAGTACGACGGGTGCTCCGGCCCGAAGCATCAGCGTCCACGCGGACGACGCCTCGCGGATCCTCGCGGCCGTGACCGCCCAGCCGGCCCACGTGTACGGCACCAGCTTCGGAGGCGCCATCGCACTGGCCCTGGCTGCTGCGCACCCGGCGCAGGTCGCGGCCGCGATCGTCCACGAACCCGCGGCCATGACCCTGCTGCCCGACGTCGAGCGTGCCGTTGCGACCCAGGACCTGCTCACGGTCGAGAGGGCGTTCGCAGCAGACGGTGTCGGTGCTGCCCTGCGCGAGTTCGCGACCTTCGCCGACATCGACCCCACAGATCGCGAAGCTGACGTCATCCCCAGTGCTCCGACGTCCCAGCAGCTCGCGAACATGGCGTTCTTCGTCACCCACGACCTGCCGGCTCTGCGCAACCACGTGGTCGAGCTGGGCGAGCTGCGCAACGCGACCACCCGCCTGGTGCCCGCCGTCGGCGCCAACTCCGGTCACATCTGGCCCCACGCCTGCGGCGTCCGGCTTGCCGAAGGTCTGGGTGTCGCTCCCGAGATCCTTCCTGGCGGTCACAACGGGTACGTCTTCCGCCCACGCGAGACCGCTCATCGACTGCGCGAGGTGCTCAACGGATGACCATGACGGGGAGGCAGGCGCGCGGACGTACGAGACGTGGGCGTGCGTCCAGACCAGTGGGTCGTTCTGATCAGCCGGCCCACGTTTCCAGCCGTTGGATGACGCCGACCGAATTCGGTACATCGCAGGCCCCGTCGCCGTGACGGACGTGAGCGGGCGCGGCCCCGGGCGCTGCGGCTGCCTCCGCTGAGCGGCGGGGCCTGCCACCTGGCGGTGGTCGCCCGCGCGGACGAGTACGTCTGGCGCACGCCGGTGAGGACGACGGTGGGCAGGGCGCGAGCTATACGGCGCGGCGCGGGTCCGTGCCGCTCCAGGCGGAGCCGGGTCAGGCGTCGTCGGAGCGGGCCTTGGTGACCACAGCGGCCGCGGCGGCGGCACCCAGCGCGGCGCCGGCCACGAAGGCGCCCTTGCGGCCGCTGCCCTCGCCGTCGTCGGTGGGCAGCTCGTCGACGGACGGCAGGGGCGGGCCCTCGACGGGGGCGGCGGGCTCGACGACGCGCTCCTCGCGGGCGAGGGGGTGCGTCCAGGCCCAGCTCGCGGCGTACAGGACCAGGCGCGAGAAGTAGTTGATCCACACGAGCAGGACGAGGGTGAGGCCGAAGACCTGGAAGGCGGGCTGGCCCTGGGTGGAGCGGATGAGGAGGCCGGAGACCTGCTTGAGGATCTCGAAGCCGACGGCGCCGAGGAGGGCGCCGGACCACATCGCGCGGCGGGGTACGTCGGGGGCGGCGAGGAGGCGGAACATCGCGAAGAAGAGCACGGCGTTGGCCAGCAGGCCGAGGGCGACGGTGAGGAGGGTGACCAGCCAGCCGAGGGCGGTGCTGAGGCCGAGCCAGTCGAGGAGGTCGCTCGAGAAGCCGGAGACCAGGCCGGTGAAGGCGACGGCGACGAGCAGGACGGTGCCGATGATGACCAGGACGAGGAGGTCGCGGGCCTTGCCCATGACGAAGCTCGGCTGCTCGCG
This genomic window from Nocardioides anomalus contains:
- a CDS encoding fumarate reductase/succinate dehydrogenase flavoprotein subunit encodes the protein MPDTTNAYDSSHTRGPGEQEYDDAAGYYVHGDPIQDTKAPGGPLEEMWGTRQFEAKIANPANRRRLSIIVVGTGLAGASAAATLGEAGYVVKSFCYQDSPRRAHSIAAQGGINAAKNYKGDGDSVYRLFYDTIKGGDYRSRESNVYRLAEVSVNIIDQCVAQGVPFAREYGGLLDNRSFGGVQVSRTFYARGQTGQQLLIGAYQALERQVAAGTVRCYTRHEMLELVVVDGRARGIIVRDLVTGEIETYFADVVVLASGGYGNVFYLSTNAMNSNVTASWRAHRKGALMANPCYTQIHPTCIPVTGTHQSKLTLMSESLRNDGRIWVPKSNSDCDKDPREIAEEDRDYYLERIYPAFGNLVPRDIASRQAKNVCDEGRGVGPEVDGVRRGVYLDFSDAIERLGRDAIESKYGNLFDMYARITGEDPYEVPMRIYPAVHYVMGGLWVDYDLQSTIPGLFVTGEANFSDHGANRLGASALMQGLADGYFVLPNTIRDYLAEGPFEKVPDDHPAVLEAQEAVRSRVQKFLTTNGTRSVDSYHRELGNIMWEYCGMERTEDGLRKAIDLIRGLREDFHRNVRVLGTAESINQSLEKAGRVADFFELGELMCIDALNRRESCGGHFRGESQTDDGEALRHDDQYAYVAAWEWQGEDQDPVLHKENLTYEFVEMKQRSYK
- a CDS encoding succinate dehydrogenase/fumarate reductase iron-sulfur subunit, with the protein product MRITLKIWRQPNSTEPGAMVDYALDDVSEDMSFLEMLDVLNEQLISAGEEPVAFDSDCREGICGSCGLMINGQAHGPEVTTTCQLHMRSFQDGDEIVIEPWRADPFPVLKDLMVDRRAFDRMIAAGGYISVNTGAAPDAHAVPVPKEKADRAFDVATCIGCGACVAACPNGSASLFLGAKITHLGELPQGQAERDLRVVNMVGQHDLEGFGGCTNIGECTAACPKEIPLDVISRLNWDLHAALRHGH
- a CDS encoding DUF3644 domain-containing protein, with translation MRLKRQATMFKDVAVESLTLSIELFNRPSGVAREHAIIMLLAHSFEMLLKSIIFQARGTVRDKGEALSHSLNRCIDIAVDSIKVVRPDERTLLLAIKQDRDCATHDLIAMSEDLLWVHMRGGITIFTRLLKDEFGEELTDLLPGRVIPVSAAPPTDLAALVEGELAAIAKLLEPGRRRAAEAGARLRPFLSLDGSVTGRSDQPTEAEVAAAEKQLRGGDGLADGVSWASSVEHWLRFAGRRCAGGRSAHWEGRGCHPGSTCRPR
- a CDS encoding GGDEF domain-containing protein encodes the protein MRGNRVSVVTSVGTGVVLVILAVTTLVGMISMQRANDRVLAARELVTPYLALQRAVADEAAAEAGYRRAPSEAAFGVFERAVVAVVSSAAEVRAVADPRDKAVLLHIEHLNDRYSAAVRFSLAVPPSGPVEDLVAGPALGEMQDLLDAEISRHRNESLAALRDQEAVTGRLTVVLPVTFLLSFLVLGLSWRLMVLRHRRLRVEATHHMERALTDPLTGLPNREALRIAVDMALSRPKTQAALLFLDLDGFKPINDVHGHKAGDLVLQEVAGRLLATLRAGEVAARIGGDEFVVFLPRGLDAAMVKKRVSAEIEKPFLVGGRELRVGVSIGTAHYPKDGQDQESLLRAADAEMYDAKRARRASGRGTHREPRVLGRR
- a CDS encoding NADPH-dependent F420 reductase, which codes for MDTTRIAVLGSGPVGRAVAGRLAELGHSVTVGTRDPGGTAAREDYAAWAAMRPDVTLATFAEAAGTAELVVNASGGDVALAVLDAAGAANLAGKVLLDMSNPLDGSAGFPPTLFVKDDDSLGEMVQRAHPEARVVKSLNTMNSALMADPQRLGEDTTVFVSGDDAEAKATVTGLLQQIGHGDVIDLGGIDTARGPEMWLPLWIRINLALGGNDFNLKIVRGPSLR
- a CDS encoding helix-turn-helix transcriptional regulator → MPTNRVAWTPAAITHQHRAHGATDMRILFLSAELAGLLPSRPAVLAVSDLAREALLTLTGPRSHDPELRPKHREAQDRLLRVLVDELHLAPEQPLHLPRPVDPRLRALARLLDGDPGSNLRLSELAPRIGTSARTLSRLLAEELGVSFYEWRTQIRVYRALVLLASSHDVTYVAGACGWANPSGFIEAFTRIVGTTPGRYRHLSGAAEPTVPSTWSRR
- a CDS encoding alpha/beta hydrolase produces the protein MTTTHQVQPSTVKAPGSRLRYFTRGDGPVLLLIAGGHGDASKTDALAAHLADSHTVVTYDRRGLSGSTTGAPARSISVHADDASRILAAVTAQPAHVYGTSFGGAIALALAAAHPAQVAAAIVHEPAAMTLLPDVERAVATQDLLTVERAFAADGVGAALREFATFADIDPTDREADVIPSAPTSQQLANMAFFVTHDLPALRNHVVELGELRNATTRLVPAVGANSGHIWPHACGVRLAEGLGVAPEILPGGHNGYVFRPRETAHRLREVLNG
- a CDS encoding YihY/virulence factor BrkB family protein, translated to MPAFVDRAKSRLTELRREHPALDHALRTQEHYGETKAGQQAGAVTYFGFLSVFPVLALAFFVVGWVAKVYPDAQDTLQTSVMSMFPGLIGNGPSKLNIEDFQNSAATAGVIGLVGVLYSGLGWLSALRDALIAVFALPDREQPSFVMGKARDLLVLVIIGTVLLVAVAFTGLVSGFSSDLLDWLGLSTALGWLVTLLTVALGLLANAVLFFAMFRLLAAPDVPRRAMWSGALLGAVGFEILKQVSGLLIRSTQGQPAFQVFGLTLVLLVWINYFSRLVLYAASWAWTHPLAREERVVEPAAPVEGPPLPSVDELPTDDGEGSGRKGAFVAGAALGAAAAAAVVTKARSDDA